Below is a window of Ctenopharyngodon idella isolate HZGC_01 chromosome 7, HZGC01, whole genome shotgun sequence DNA.
CTAACCTTTCTACAGGGAGCTGAGGTCGCTGTATTAAAAACAACTCTCACCAGAGGTCAAGCAACCTGCAAGTTCAGTCTGTGACTTCAAAGAGCAGAGGCCTTAATGTAAAAGAGGCCTGCCATACTTTTACAGTCTGAAAGGCTGCACTCACTACCAAGCCCGGCGTTGGGCCTTCAGAGGGGTTCCAAACTCATTGTTGGCCCAGGCTTCAGGCCTGATGTTATAAGTACCTGTAGAGGAAGAATAGTACAGGGGTgaagagaaaaaagaagaggagaAGGTAGATGTGCAGACCCTCGGAGGGATGGATCACCTCACTGGCGCTGGGCGTTGGATCACTTCCCTCAGATCCTGCTTCTTTTCCTTGCATCTCTTCTTCTCCGAGACCTAATCCTCAAAGGAGGAGGGGCCCGGGAGGCAACGCTATCCTTCTGGCTTTGCACGGTATGCACGATCTAAATGCAGCCGAGCGCGTCCTCACCTCCTTGAACTTTCCAACCACCTCCTCAATGGAGGTACCGAAAAGTGCAGTCGGCGAGACAGGGGCATCGAGGAGAAACCCATTCTCTTTCTTCCCGATGTCCGCCTGGTTCACCCACAGGTGCCTCTCTGTTGCCACTGATTGATTGACTGTCGCCATCAATCTACCGATCATGGTGGCAGTCTGCTTAGTGCTTAGATCTGTGGTGCGGTGCAACTCAGATACCACCTCAGGGGAAGGACCCTGGCCCTGGTCCAAGTCTTTCAGCAGATCAGCCTGGTATGCTTGAAGCACTGCCATAGTATGCAGTGAAGCACCAGCCTGACTCGCTGTCACGTATGCCCTGCTGTTCAAGCACGAGGTGGTCTTGAGCACCTTTGTAGGCAGGGCCAGAGCTTTAAGGGAAGATGCCGCCCCACCTGCGAGATAGTTCGCAAATGTCTTGTCAATGGGGGGCATTTCCACATATCTGTGCTTGCACATCCCCTCAACAATGGCATAATTATAAGCTTATGTCTGTGAATGCGGGCGGAATACAGATTCTTCCATGCCTTTTCGAACTCAGTGTGGAGATtgggaaggaatggaaggctcacggaAGCTGGAGTGTTATGGCTGGAAAGAAACCTCTCGTCTAATCTACCACGAGGAGTCTCTTCTCTAACACACTCTCACGACAGCTTAAGTCTACCTGAAGTGCATTCCATAACGCCCAACAGCTCATCATACGCAGGGCAGGATGGCCACGAGGGCTCAGATATATCACCTTCTTCACCCTCATCAGCCATCTCCTGATCTTCCTGGCATGGTGCCAGTAGAGCACTGTCTGCTGTACCAGAGGAACCGAGGGAAAGTACATCCTCGCCCAGCAGAACGCTCTTGTCAGCTGCTGGTTCATGCGAGAGAGTCACGCCTCTCTTGAACTCGTGGACAAACGAGAGCAGAGCGTCCTCAAGGGGAAACGCTCGCAGTGCATGCAAACAGCTCCCTCGAGAACTGAGCGTGCGTGCTCCTCACCCAAACAGTGCACGCACAAGTCATGTCACCACTTGAAACGTTTAACAGACATTTTCTTCTTACCTTGATAGAACAGTTCGCTACAAACAAACTGTCCCTGAAGATGAAAAGAGGACGACATGTTTCCTAGGCACCCATTATATACTTTCTGGTTGCACTAGTAACCAATAGAATTGCCGTGATTTGACAGTTGGTTCAGATACCAGTCACGTGAAGACATTCCCCATATGTGTCTCAGGATGCAGTgcaagttccctttcgaaagggaacataaGTTGTCTTGTGTGATATGAAATAATGAATCCTTGAAAGCAGACTAGAAgcatttaaaaattaagatttaaGATTAATCAAGCATTTaagattaatcatgcagctctagaGTGAGATGAAAAGTACCAATTCCAGCCCAAGttctcatcctttggaagtgcatcaaagtggatttgctttggcagcatagaaaacagcatcttcttgaTATGTcgacaacatgaaccaaactcttccagtctcagctacaaaTACAGTGTTTGAGTTTGGGCTAAAGTAGATGCTGTTCACAGGCAGCACGTGAAGACcacaggctggcattatgcaaatttgttacaaaaccCTACATAGGTTCGAGCAGGAagtaaggccctgtcccaaatggcaccctgaACACTCACGGTCTTACTACTAGTccacactttcgtgacgtatagccgctttgactgttgggaagaagtctgctgcaGAGCTCACTCACATATCGACTGCAAAGGGGGCACTCGTGAGCACCCCTCTGAAATTTAAAGTGTTAAATGAGACACCCTATGGTCTTGTGGACTTCACATACACATGGTgaccattgtaagtccacaagaaagtgcatatgaagtgtgACATTTGGGACTGGagttactgacgactcgtttcaggcaattcagctttgatctttgaaactttgcagtccttttacattcacaaatatCTATATTACACACACTGCATCAAAAGTAATATCCCAAAAACATAGTGGCACTTTAATGAGCTATGTATTCATTCATTGTGTCTGGTCTGCGTAATCTCTGTTTGTCTCCAGATCGCTAAGAAATTAAACCTGCAGATGAACGAAGTGGATTTCTATGAACCCTTCATGAGCAAACCTGTCACCATCCCTGGCAAACCCTACATGGAGGAGGACATCATTAGCTACATTGAGGAACACGACAGGTTAACACTGTTCAGctgaagagaaaaacaaaataaaatcctTTCCTCAAAAGTCCTCTCAGAAGGATGCTtgaataaaataactattttattttatttataaaaataaaatattttttttttcttacttgtTACTTATTTTTGTACTTATTTTAGACCAACTCTAAGAAAATTGGAGCCCCACAGCATGTATGAGATCTGGGTAAGACAAAGTCAATCCGTTATCCAAAACTAACTTCAACAAAGTCTATATAGGGAATTCAgaagtgtttgttttatatacttttatctTATTTGCCGTTTATGTGCAATATCAAAGTCTTTCTCAGGAAATTTCATCTTTCTGTTCAGTCCTATTGCTGTGACATCATCCCTCACttcataaattatgttttgatCTTACTGACATCATATTTTGGAGAgtgttaaattatataattaaactataaattatataattataaaattataattacattatatttacattacattataaaagTTTTTGACCACATGGTCCTAACAACAGTTTTATGTACAGTAAAAAACCCATTtactgtgagagagagaaaaaaaagtttgatacTATGTAGaccatattaaaatgattaagttttctacattaaattaatatcttttattttttttatttttttttattttatttgtgtttacaaAACTATATGCATTTTTCTCACCATTATAAAATAGTGCTGTCAATAGAAGTAAATAATCTCAGTTAAACTCTTAATCAGAAATTAATGATTTCTGATCAGTCTTTAGGAAGCAGACTGAAACAGtaatacagttgagctcaaaagtttacataccccttgcagaatatgcaaaaatgttaatcattttaacaaaataaggaggatcatgaaaattgcatgttattttttatttagtactgtcctgattaaacTATTGCACAGATGTTTAcgtaaagtccacaagacaaaaaatagctgaatttataaaaatcaacccgttcaaatgtttacatacccttgattcttaatactgtgtgtcgttacctggatgatccacgactgttttgtgatggttgttcatgagtcccttgtttgtcctgagcagttaaactgagctctgttcttcagaaaaatcctccatgtcttgcaaattctttgattttcctgcatcttttgcatatttgaacccttttcagcagtgactgtatgattttaagATTCACCTTTTCACACTATTAAAAAAGCTGCAAACAGTATTAAGAATcgagggtatgtaaacttttgaacggggtcatttttataaatgtttttttttttttttttggtcttgtggaattttatgtaaacatctgttattatgtgaaatagtttattcaggagagtactaaataaaaaatagcatgcgattttcatgatccttcttattttgttataatgattaacatttttacaaggggtatgtaaacttttgagctcaactgtattattaatttaataatattgttacattataatatttttaatttgatgaaTGTGAAATggacttattttaaattaaacatttttaattaatatcttAAGTGTACATGTTAACTTTGAGAGTCCTAAAatactttcttcttttttttttcatcttttttgtgTCTCTCAAAATGCACCCcagtttaaaacaattattttcacatatttattctaaattacatttaaatgtttctggtttgtgtatttatgtttttataatggtttttaatgagaaaaacagaaaacagtagTAGAGAGTCATTACGGTGTCATCCAATAATTGCAAAATGTTGATATCGTATATCATTTCATTTCTGTAACTCCTGATCATTATCATGACAGTTACTGTCTTCTATTGGCCTTAGGAAGATGATATTAATGGACAGCACATTGTTGCTTTTGCTGAGGAGTCTGACCCTGGTAAACACTAGTACAATAAGCCACAGTACAATAAGCCACTATTTTTGAGAGTCTTTGAAGGATTTCATATACTGACACCAAATGATTGAATGTTGACTTTTCCAAGACGGTTATGAGTTCCTGGAGATCCTGAAGGAAGTGGCTCAAGAAAACACAGAGAACCCAGATTTAAGCATCATCTGGATTGATCCTGACGACTTTCCACTGGTATGAAAAACTACAATAATACTGAATCCAGAAACATTAAACTTAACTTTGATAACTTTTTGAATTATGTACTTTTTACAAAATACCCTGGATAaaatgccattgttttgttgttgttgttgttgttgttggtgttttttttttatataggaTATGAACAAAGCTATATTGTTGATGTCATTTTACATATTTCGTTGGTGCTATTGTTGATATAGAAGATACATACTTTCATAATTCCTAAAATCAGTTTAATGACATACACAATACATTATATCACATATACAACACATTATATGCTCAgctgttataaaatcatgctaaTGTAATGAACTCTTACTACTGACATTGAGAGCAGGTGCTTCAACACTTTCTCAATCTCTGTTTGACTCTGCTGCCCTCTACAGGAGAAATCTGACCACTGAATAAGTTTAATGAGTATGTAGCACACATCCTCTTAAAAAAACCTCCAaggaatttattattttttttatttattttatttttttccaaaaagatATGACAGTCAGAACAGATGTAGCCTATTTATCTTTATGGACTATTTATGGAACAGCGtaatttctggaaaaaaaaatatccatccCCCTAATGGAAAagaaaccttttttatttaaccctgcagtaaaattttaaatagtttttgaaGTTTAGCAAGAGTGATCGCTCATTTACAAACACGACATTTCACAGTGAACTACTGTACCAGTACTGTTCTGTACCAggtttgacctttgacctctctCTATCCCTGCAGATGGTGCCATACTGGGAGAAGACCTTTGGCATTGACCTCTCCTCCCCTCAGATTGGTGTGGTGGACGTTGAGGATGTGAGAACATAATTTTCTTTCATGTCTCTAATGCCAGTGATCATGCAAGTGCAATTTAGATTATACGGCTTTGGAATTAAAGGTTCTAAAAGGGGGTCTTCGCAACAGTGTCATAGCAGAACCATTTTTGATGaacaatttttaaaagaatttttttgttttcttagtgtgaataaaattgtaataatctaAGGAACCTTTTTTCCAGGGAACCATTGATACCAATGAAGAATCTTTATTATTAAGAGTCAGGATGTTTCCATACAAGTGATTATTATTAGTAGAGAGGTTGGAAAGAGCCATCTGGATCAAGTAGGTCTGATATAAGAGCATCAAGCTCATTTTAAAGAACATTACATTAAGTTTCTCTGATAGTATCAGTAAGGTATTTTGTAAACGCAACTTAATTTCTGCTGGATGGAGATTTTCGAAATTTGTGATTAttctattataattattaattgtgcttgtctgtctctttctcagTAACTCGGATTCATCTTGTCTGTCTGATTCTCAGGCTGATAGTGTGTGGATGGAGATGGATGATGATGAGGACATGCCCACCGCTGACGAGCTTGACACCTGGATCGAAGATGTGATGACTGGCAAAATCAACCCTAATGATGAAAATGACTATGACGATGAcgatgaggatgaggatgacGATGATGGTGAagatgaggaagaggatgacGATGAcgatgatgaggatgatgacGACAATGATGATGAGGATGAATAAATTCTTACCTTCATCTCAGGCATCACTTCGCTGTCatacgtgtgtgtttgtgacattAAGAACTCATCAGTCTCCAAATATTCAACCATTGCAAACTGAGCTGTTCTGTCATGCGGTCTGGAGGACTTGAGAAACattttgtcttgtcttgtcgTTGAACTACTCTGCACCAATATAATCattcttcagaaaaataaacatcatattCAAGGATCACTGCATCTGTTTTACTCCCCATGTAACATCTAATAAGAATGCATGTGTGCTAAAGAAGCAGGTGTTTGTTAAACAGTGGAAAAGCCTTGTAATTATTTtgatctcttttttttattgacttttAAGAGAAGTCTTAACCTTCCATCATCTGGAATGCCgcaaataaaattaaagggggaaaaaaaaatgtttccctTGTTTTTGTCCAATGTAAATGCAATGAGAAGATAAAGAAAGAAATTGTCATTGATTAAGAAtctttgtgcgtgtgtgtgtgtgtgtgtatttactcAAGATTGCATGTGCAGTTTCACTTCATTTGTAGAGTGGAATCATCAGTTTCTCACAACAGaaagcaaatacagaaacactgcaTTATTTAACTGCTAAGTTCCAATATATACAACTGAATCTAACACATTAagaacataacattttaaaatgtatatatattgtttcCAAGCCTATACAGTACATATTATTGTACTTTATAAACTTTGTTAatcttatatattttcatatgtaAAATTAGCATGCATGTTAAAAtctataataattaaaataatttaaatgactAAATAATTAATTGGGCAAAATATTgggcaaatatatatatatatatatatatatatatgtttgggTTTATTACCCAACGTATGTTCTTCCTGCAcatttacacatattttttatgcacattgATAGAATTACAATATACTGTAGAATTAAACAGAAACATTTCCCAGGCTCATTCAATGTATGTTTTCCTTTGATATCTACATATGAAAGAAACACATGTAtgttaaacatatttaacacacacacacataaaaccaTAAATGAAATCTGTACTTTTATGTATTCATTTACCATAGACCTATTAAAATCTCCTGTGTAAGTTGTGTATGCATATGTACATACTGCATATTGTATACATATATTTGTTCATGTATACGTATATATCCCCACAATATGATGCCACATCCTTCACCAGGACACATTCACCTCACATGATGAACATCAGTATAAGTTgctgtttgttttaatttaccTAAAGCAAACACACATGACataatgataattatttatATCGAAACATGTTCCCAAATCCTGTTCAAACATACAGTGCGTATATATAAAGTAATTACCTTCATTTAAGATGTATGCATTGATATTGATTTCTGTGTGCTTAGTCAAATTATCCATCAAATGTAACTTTGTTTCGTAGTCAACAAAATGAAGGACCCTGTATTGTGCAGCGAACATTGAGACTCTGCAGacctatttattcattttaacaaataaaatggtcaggaaaaaaaaaaaaatatatatatatatatatatatatgtacaattGTGAAATTCTAAGAATTGAAgatattaaaattacattattacttACTGACTCAATGTTCTTTACAGAATTATACCatgccatttttattttcacctaaaattaagacattatggcctagtttcacagacagggctcagattaaaggggacctattatgccctttttcacaAGATGATATATATgtttctggtgtccccagaatgtgtgtgtgaatgtttcctcttaaaataccccacagaacatttattatagcttgtcaaatttgcctctatttggctgtgagcaaaaacacgccgtttttgtgtgtccctttaaatgcaaatgagctgctgctcccgccccttgcagctatcagagcagaaacgaaagcgaatgctctccgtatgtttgtCTGTCGTCTCTGGGgcatttatatgtaaattgaGTGAGCTTGTTTTGttcattagatcgaaagatttgaaaaaacccatacatttacctgcccatagaccctGCCCTCGAataaatcaggacagaagtggttaaaAGAGaaggattaaaataccaggtgtaaatgggaatgTGTCTGCCTCATGTTCCTGTGATTCagtcgaccaaaacacatcttaataccaggtgtaaacagggcctggGACTatgtttaagccttgtctgaaTACAGGGAAATGACTTGCTAAATCCGCCAATCTTAAAAATACGGTCAcacataatgtgtttgttttcatttattttattttaggtaATTGTGCTCATATTTTTTGAATCACCTctgtgtataatttataatttgacttattattattcatgtatCCATCTTTAATCTGGTACATTGCAAGCTCTAACATGAAAAAAGctaatcaaaaatataaatacatttaaaaaggaTGATTGTCCCCTATTCTATTTTaaagatcatttttaaaaatctaaaatttaCAGAAAGTTTTTATGCTTATCTGTGGAAAAGTCCTTAAGAAACTAACAGTTTATAGGCGGCAGACAATAAAGGTCACAGCTCCAATAACTTAGGACACAAAACAGACCTTTCTACGGGCTCTGAAATACACCAGGAAAAAAATGGTCAGGGTCCCTGATCCCCTAAATAAGAATGCCTTAGTCCTGCTGGAGGGAGGCATGAGTTTGCCTATGACAGAGGTCGCCTCTATCCTGTGATCCACACCAGCAATCATCTCTCAATGCTGGGCACCTCCACACTGACCAACAGGATAAAGATTGAAGACCTGAAATCCTGTGATGACATAGCTTACATGGTGACTGGTGTAGTTTCTGAAACAAAAGCCCCCAAACTGAATAGTAATCactgtgtaaaaaatattactggAGAGCTACCTGCTGTCTAAAGCAAAATCAGTTCATAGAGAGGGGCTACTATGGACCGGACAACAATGGCAAAGTGCAAAGTGTATCAATAGAGGAACTTCCGAAAAATCTCAAAGACTTTTTTACCAAGTAGGCCTAcccattaagtttttttttttttttttcaaacaaaaaaagacagagagaataaataattaaatcgTAGTTGCATTACCGCTAATATAGGAGGCATTCCTATAATCTCCTTATATATTTCCTCTGACTGTGGGATGTCATAAAAATGATCTTTTCAAACAGGCAACAATAACATGCCACATACAGTGACTCAGAAATACTTTGTAGTCAGGaagcaaaaacagcaaaaatgacatgaaatccCATGTGtgcgcttaattgtattgactgagcacttgtagtgtattttaaatcttaaaagtatttgcagataatataatattaattaaataataggCCACTGAAGTACAAGAGAGTTCACTCTTGATGCCTATATTTAGCTGAAGTAGGcctacacttttaaaaagtgcactttgtaataaatgtcaaattaaaagattattttaaacaatataaataattatgatattacatataaagatgtacttaatcAAAAAGCACTCTAAAGCACTCCAACTAACTGGATTTAATATAAATCTAATCTATaataagttttcattttaacagcaattaacatgcaattaagtgtccattcagttcacacttaaagGTGCTGTGTaattttttgactgtactaaaccataaaaataataaaatatttttaggaatttatatttaggaaacatgctacaTTCACATACTTgtatcttttttaaaaacaattctgCAGccaattattttactttgaattgTGCATTCCgtgtcggaatgtctgtttttgttttgaactgTGATCCtgcccactgccaatttacccaatagcaTTTCGACACCCTGGGTCCCAGTTgtcatgtaaccatggttccctgagaggagaacgagacgctgcgtcgccATGGCAATGCTTTGGGGAATCTCTTCAGCGTAAGCGCTCCTGAAGACGTGTACAACTAGTCCAATCGTGATTGGTGCAACGTCATCCCATGACGTATGCCGGCGGAACACGGAAGCTATAAAGGAGCCGGCAAACACAGCTGTTTCAGCTACTGATCTGAAGCAAGAGGCTGCCAGGCATGCAGGAAGTATAGCAAggggacgcagcgtctcgttcacctctcagggaaccatggttacatgagtaacctgagacgttccctttcgagggaacttgCGCTGCGTCGCCATGGCAACGCTTTGGGGAACGAATACCCGCGTCGCCATATTGACAGAATGCCTGTCCTGATGTGAAGCAGAAATGGCACAACCTAGGACATAAGCACCTGAGAACCCGGCGTGGCCGGCAGGTCCAAACTATAGAACCTTATGAAAGTGTGTGGGGAAGGCCAACCCGCAGCATCACAAATATCTTAGAGGGAGGCCCCCGACCATAATGCAAAAGATGATGCCATACTCCGTGTGGAATGGGCCCTAAGAGGCAGAGGTGAAGGCAAACCACGCACCTCATATGCCATAGATATGGCCTCTACAATCCACCTGCTAATGGTAGGTTTAGTAGCCAGGCAGCCCTTCTTAAGGGGCCCGAAGCATACTAGCAGTTGATCTGATTTTCTCCATTGAGAGGTCTTTCTGACATAGACCTGGAGGACTCTGACCGGACAGAGCGACTGTAGCTTCTCGCGTTCAGCGGACGTGAAAGGAAGATGGAAGGCCTGGAGGACTGTGGATCTAGCCACATTAGTGGGTACTTTGGGTATATACTTGGGTATATAACCCAGTCTCGGGTGCAAGGCTTTAACGCCGGGGCCAACTCCAAACAGGATGGAGCAACAGAGAGAGCTTGTAAGTCCCCCACTCTCTTAAGGGACGTAATAGCCAACAAAAATGTCATCTTAAGTGTGACAAACTTTTCAGAAGCTGCGTCTAAGGGCTCGAAGGGTGCCAAGGATAACCCTTCTAAAACAACTGTCAGGTCCCAGGAAGGAATCCTGACCTGAGCCGTAGGCCTCATCCTCAAAGCTCCACAGAGGAAACGAGTTACTAGATGGTGTCTCCCTACTCCAGCACTGAAGCCActgggcagttaactgggtcGAGTTGACGCCTCCTACACCACGCTGAAAACACTCTCCACTTGAGAGTATATAATTTCCTCGTGGAGGTAGCTCTAGAGTTGAGTATGGTCTCTACCACCTCAGCAGAGAGACCCGCATTTAGGAGCTGGTCCCCCTCATGGGCCAGACTCAGAGTTTCCACATCTCCTGAGTCAGGAGATCTCTCCTGACAGGAATCTCCCACGGGAGACCGTCGAGGAGAGCTATTATGTCCGAGAACCACACTCGGGCCGGCCAGCACGGGGCTACTAGCAGCAGCCTGACCCCGTCCTGCTGAACTCTCTctagaactcccgggagcagagcgatcgggggaaatgcgtacagcCGCAGCCTCGGCCACGGTTGTACCATAGCGTCCAGCCCCAGAGGAGCTGGATGAGCAAGGGAGAACCACAGAGGACAGTGCAAGTTCTCTTGGCTCGCAAAGAGATCCACCTGCGCCTGTCCGAACTTCCTCCAAATGAGCTGCACC
It encodes the following:
- the casq1b gene encoding calsequestrin-1b isoform X2, with protein sequence MKRSWVLLVVLLCFAYLCWSEKGLEFPEYDGKDRVHQLTSKNYKSVMKKYDVMVIYYHKPVGEDRMSRKQFEVEELALELAAQVLDDFEDEDVGFGLVDSKKDRAVAKKLGLLEVDSIYIFADDEIIEYDGELAADTLLEFLYDVIEEPVEIISNDRELKGFHNIEEDIKLMGYFKSEKSSHFIEYDDAAEEFHPFIKFFATFEPKIAKKLNLQMNEVDFYEPFMSKPVTIPGKPYMEEDIISYIEEHDRPTLRKLEPHSMYEIWEDDINGQHIVAFAEESDPDGYEFLEILKEVAQENTENPDLSIIWIDPDDFPLMVPYWEKTFGIDLSSPQIGVVDVEDADSVWMEMDDDEDMPTADELDTWIEDVMTGKINPNDENDYDDDDEDEDDDDGEDEEEDDDDDDEDDDDNDDEDE